Proteins found in one Opitutaceae bacterium genomic segment:
- a CDS encoding HAD family hydrolase — protein MKTSLLLWDIDGTLIDSGGAGERALLSSLWNRFGVRGSLDWIAYFGRTDRWIAREILVHYGFPADEEGVTRFVDGYLAALPAEMRNPHARVLTGVEQLLKACSAAPGVLNGLLTGNMRRGASIKLGALGLEQFFDFGAFADDSEYRNELGPWALRRAGERLGSPLSPDQAVVIGDTPHDIECGRVCGARTLAVATGKYTVQELSEHKPDMLVANFEDPVPVLRWLCLAA, from the coding sequence ATGAAGACGAGCCTGCTTTTATGGGATATCGACGGAACGCTTATTGACTCTGGCGGTGCTGGTGAACGTGCGCTCCTGTCCAGCCTCTGGAACCGGTTCGGCGTCCGGGGCAGCCTCGACTGGATCGCGTATTTTGGCCGCACAGATCGCTGGATCGCCCGCGAGATCCTCGTCCATTACGGCTTTCCCGCGGATGAGGAAGGGGTTACCCGATTTGTGGATGGCTACCTCGCGGCCCTGCCAGCCGAGATGCGCAATCCCCATGCCCGCGTGCTGACCGGCGTGGAACAGTTGTTGAAGGCCTGTAGTGCAGCACCTGGGGTGCTCAATGGCCTTCTGACGGGCAACATGCGCCGCGGGGCCTCGATCAAGTTGGGGGCGCTGGGGCTCGAGCAGTTTTTTGACTTTGGCGCCTTTGCTGATGATTCGGAATACCGTAACGAACTGGGGCCTTGGGCGTTAAGGCGAGCGGGAGAGCGCCTTGGTTCCCCGCTCAGTCCCGACCAAGCCGTCGTGATCGGGGACACCCCTCACGATATCGAGTGTGGCAGGGTCTGCGGCGCGCGTACATTGGCAGTCGCGACCGGGAAGTACACCGTTCAGGAACTGTCTGAGCACAAACCGGATATGCTCGTCGCCAATTTTGAAGACCCCGTCCCGGTCCTGCGCTGGCTCTGCCTCGCGGCCTGA
- a CDS encoding molecular chaperone DnaJ — protein sequence MSATPRKSDTFRDMVARQPDNELFRFSLAQALTAECRYLDAVEHFRFCVKKKPDWMVARIQLGKLYLELGKKPEAILQLQEALKLAVDQHHEDPERELRTLLDELRAS from the coding sequence ATGAGTGCAACTCCGCGCAAATCGGACACGTTTCGGGATATGGTGGCGAGGCAGCCGGACAATGAGCTGTTCCGATTCAGCCTCGCGCAGGCACTCACGGCCGAATGCCGCTACCTCGACGCGGTCGAACACTTTCGTTTCTGCGTGAAGAAGAAGCCCGACTGGATGGTGGCCCGCATCCAACTCGGGAAACTCTATCTCGAGCTCGGAAAGAAGCCCGAGGCAATCCTGCAGCTGCAGGAGGCGCTCAAGCTCGCGGTCGATCAGCATCACGAGGACCCGGAACGCGAGCTCCGCACGCTTCTCGACGAGCTCAGGGCGTCCTGA
- a CDS encoding protein phosphatase 2C domain-containing protein has translation MQLRSAAQTDTGRIRRSNEDRLIHEDALSLFGVADGVGGLPAGAEAAQTAVDTLSSFFRGDPNPDKLQGMVIETNRTVSQLGMRISPRMGIGTTLTFGYFSNYTVRLLHVGDSRAYLLREGQLLRLTQDHSVENELKARGLLFELANLSEHSRNALTRCIGQYTPLDVDVKDIALAPGDKVLFCTDGVTKMLRETEISQLLGLAATPEAAVRELVDGATNRGGLDNSTAVVVFVG, from the coding sequence ATGCAATTGCGCAGCGCCGCCCAGACCGACACCGGCAGAATCCGGCGGTCAAATGAAGACCGACTCATCCATGAGGACGCGCTGTCGCTCTTCGGGGTTGCCGATGGAGTCGGCGGCTTGCCGGCCGGAGCCGAAGCCGCACAAACCGCGGTGGACACCCTCTCAAGTTTCTTCCGGGGTGACCCCAATCCGGACAAGCTGCAGGGCATGGTCATCGAGACCAACCGGACGGTATCCCAACTCGGGATGCGAATCAGCCCGCGGATGGGCATCGGCACCACGCTCACTTTCGGGTATTTCTCAAACTACACGGTCCGCCTCCTCCACGTGGGCGACTCACGCGCCTACCTCCTTCGCGAGGGTCAGCTGCTGAGGCTCACACAGGACCACTCTGTGGAAAACGAGCTCAAAGCCCGTGGACTTCTCTTTGAGCTGGCCAACCTTTCTGAGCACAGCCGCAACGCACTTACCCGCTGCATCGGCCAGTACACGCCCCTCGACGTCGACGTAAAGGACATCGCTCTCGCACCGGGCGACAAGGTGCTTTTTTGCACAGACGGAGTCACCAAGATGCTGCGAGAGACCGAAATCTCGCAACTCCTCGGACTCGCAGCCACCCCGGAAGCCGCCGTGCGGGAACTGGTCGACGGAGCCACCAACCGCGGCGGGCTCGACAACTCCACAGCTGTTGTTGTGTTCGTTGGCTGA
- the leuS gene encoding leucine--tRNA ligase yields MATTCTDYDFSQIEPHWQKRWDDQKTFRSLLDTSKPKFFALDMFPYPSGAGLHIGHPEGYTATDILSRAKRAQGYNVLHPIGWDAFGLPAEQHAVKTGTHPATNTANNITNFRRQLKSLGFAYDWDREVNTTDPKYFKWTQWIFLQLFQRGLAYVDERPVWWCPELRTVLANEEVVDGKSEVGGFPVERRNLRQWVLRITAYADRLLSDLKDVDWPDSTKRMQEAWIGRSEGAELLFKLEKESLGDLKVFTTRPDTLFGVTYMVIAPEHPLVDALTTPAQKAAVEAYRKKASGKSDLERTDLAKEKSGVFSGSFAINPANGQRVPIWVADYVLMGYGTGAIMAVPAHDERDYEFAIQYQLPVIQVIEPTDHSNNGSSTHLPYTGDGSLVHSEGYTGLPWAEAKKKITADLAAKGRGKATVNYKLRDWLFSRQRYWGEPFPIVWVSEADYHLAAKKRSDLPTEPVTYRSEGVLWYALPLPAAALPLVLPEVQSYLPSGNGESPLANCTEWLEVWIDATTGASIPATQARPVGENWIRGRRETNTMPQWAGSCWYYLRYLDPENDAAIASPEALAYWGVPDLYVGGAEHAVLHLLYARFWHKVLFDAKVVPQAEPFKKLFHQGIILGEDGEKMSKSRGNVVNPDTIVASHGADTLRLYLMFLGPLEAMKPWNPRGIEGVHRFLQKVWREAIGPDGQPNAKLSDSAEEPADLVKCFHETVKKVTEDIEGLRFNTAISQMMILANLLQKSTAVRKSTLAAFVQLIAPFAPHFSEELWSRLGGFGSVLDAAWPKYDASTLVANEVKLVVQVNGKHRGELVVPVGTTQEAALALAQAEAKIASHLAGKELKRVVYVPGKILNLVVPN; encoded by the coding sequence ATGGCCACCACCTGCACCGACTACGACTTCAGTCAAATTGAGCCCCACTGGCAAAAGCGCTGGGACGACCAAAAGACGTTTCGCTCGCTGCTCGATACTTCGAAGCCGAAGTTCTTCGCCCTCGACATGTTCCCCTACCCGTCCGGCGCAGGCCTCCACATCGGCCACCCGGAAGGCTACACGGCCACGGACATCCTCTCCCGCGCAAAACGCGCCCAAGGCTACAATGTCCTCCACCCGATCGGCTGGGACGCCTTCGGCCTGCCCGCCGAACAGCACGCGGTGAAAACCGGCACCCACCCCGCCACCAACACCGCGAATAACATCACAAATTTCCGTCGGCAACTCAAGTCGCTCGGCTTTGCCTACGACTGGGACCGCGAGGTCAACACCACCGACCCGAAGTACTTCAAGTGGACCCAGTGGATCTTCCTCCAACTCTTCCAACGCGGACTGGCCTACGTCGACGAACGCCCCGTCTGGTGGTGCCCCGAGCTGCGCACTGTGCTCGCGAACGAGGAGGTCGTTGACGGAAAATCAGAGGTCGGCGGGTTCCCCGTGGAACGACGCAACCTCCGCCAGTGGGTGCTGCGCATCACCGCTTATGCAGATCGTCTTCTGAGCGACCTCAAGGACGTCGATTGGCCGGATTCAACCAAGCGAATGCAGGAGGCTTGGATCGGCCGCTCAGAAGGCGCCGAACTCCTGTTCAAGCTCGAAAAGGAATCCCTGGGCGACCTCAAGGTGTTCACGACACGACCCGACACGCTGTTCGGTGTCACCTACATGGTGATCGCTCCCGAACACCCGCTCGTCGACGCTCTCACCACCCCTGCCCAAAAGGCCGCTGTCGAGGCCTACCGCAAGAAAGCCTCCGGCAAGAGCGACCTCGAACGCACCGATCTGGCCAAGGAAAAGTCAGGCGTCTTCTCGGGTTCCTTCGCCATCAATCCCGCCAACGGACAACGCGTGCCGATCTGGGTGGCCGACTACGTGCTCATGGGCTACGGCACGGGCGCGATCATGGCCGTGCCCGCCCATGACGAGCGCGACTACGAATTCGCAATCCAGTACCAACTGCCGGTCATCCAGGTCATCGAGCCGACCGATCATTCAAACAACGGTTCGTCCACCCACCTGCCCTACACCGGCGACGGCAGCCTGGTGCACTCCGAAGGCTACACGGGCCTGCCGTGGGCCGAGGCCAAGAAAAAGATCACGGCCGATCTCGCGGCCAAGGGACGCGGCAAGGCAACGGTCAATTACAAGCTCCGTGATTGGCTGTTTTCGCGCCAACGCTACTGGGGCGAACCCTTCCCCATCGTCTGGGTAAGCGAGGCCGATTACCACCTCGCCGCAAAAAAGCGCTCCGACCTGCCCACGGAACCCGTCACCTACCGCTCCGAGGGAGTCCTTTGGTACGCGCTGCCTCTTCCCGCCGCAGCCCTCCCCCTCGTGCTGCCGGAGGTGCAAAGCTACCTGCCAAGCGGCAACGGCGAAAGCCCGCTGGCAAACTGCACCGAGTGGCTCGAGGTTTGGATTGACGCGACCACCGGCGCCTCGATTCCCGCCACGCAGGCCCGTCCTGTAGGTGAAAATTGGATACGCGGCCGCCGCGAGACCAACACGATGCCGCAATGGGCAGGCTCCTGCTGGTACTACCTGCGCTACCTCGATCCGGAGAACGACGCCGCCATCGCCTCCCCGGAGGCACTCGCCTACTGGGGTGTCCCGGACCTTTACGTGGGCGGCGCCGAGCATGCCGTCCTTCACCTGCTCTACGCCCGCTTCTGGCACAAGGTTCTCTTTGATGCAAAGGTGGTGCCCCAGGCGGAGCCATTCAAGAAGCTGTTTCACCAAGGCATCATCCTCGGCGAAGACGGCGAAAAGATGTCGAAGAGCCGGGGTAACGTCGTCAATCCCGACACCATTGTCGCGTCGCATGGCGCCGATACCCTGCGCCTGTACCTGATGTTCCTGGGCCCGCTCGAGGCAATGAAGCCCTGGAATCCCCGCGGCATCGAAGGCGTGCACCGCTTCCTGCAGAAGGTGTGGCGCGAGGCGATCGGCCCCGACGGCCAGCCGAACGCCAAGCTTTCGGACAGTGCCGAAGAACCGGCTGACCTCGTGAAGTGCTTCCACGAGACCGTGAAGAAGGTCACCGAGGACATCGAGGGCCTGCGGTTCAACACCGCCATTTCACAGATGATGATCCTGGCGAACCTCCTCCAGAAGTCCACCGCCGTGCGGAAGAGTACGCTCGCGGCCTTCGTGCAGCTGATCGCCCCGTTTGCGCCACACTTCTCCGAGGAACTCTGGAGCCGTCTCGGTGGTTTCGGCTCGGTCCTCGATGCAGCGTGGCCGAAGTACGACGCCAGCACGCTCGTGGCGAATGAGGTCAAGCTCGTGGTCCAGGTGAACGGCAAGCACCGCGGCGAACTGGTGGTCCCGGTAGGCACCACCCAGGAGGCCGCACTGGCCCTCGCCCAGGCCGAGGCGAAGATTGCCTCCCACCTCGCCGGCAAGGAGTTGAAGCGCGTCGTCTACGTGCCCGGCAAGATCCTTAATCTCGTAGTTCCAAACTAA
- a CDS encoding nitronate monooxygenase, whose translation MLHPRIIQGGMGVGVSNWRLARAVALEGELGVVSGTALSTVLVRRLQEGDADGVVRCALAAFPFPEIVKEVMGRYWVSGGLAPNSPYRLAPMPSVAPSPHLDRLTVAACFVEVYLAKQGHSNAIGINLLEKIQLPTLASLYGAMLAGVDYVLMGAGIPRAIPGVLDAFARGEAAELRIDCEGDAGAPIVQRFDPTVLGEAAPQLKRPYFLAIVSSSTLAATLAKKSSGRVDGFVVEGAPAGGHNAPPRGALQLDELGQPVYGPRDVPDLEAIRGLGLPFWLAGQFASPGKLAEALAAGATGVQVGTAFAFCRESGVVDSLKGDVVAKGGVKLFTDPKASPTGFPFKVAELDGTVAIADVYAKRERICDLGFLRHAYRRTDGSVGYRCPAEPVEDYVAKGGQRADAEGRKCLCNGLTATLGLGQRREGGVEPALVTAGTDIADLRRFLGSGQVDYSAGEVIRFIRGGAVSELRRE comes from the coding sequence ATGTTACACCCACGCATCATTCAAGGCGGTATGGGAGTTGGCGTTTCCAATTGGCGCCTGGCCCGGGCTGTTGCCCTGGAAGGCGAACTCGGAGTCGTTTCAGGCACCGCGCTGAGCACCGTTCTCGTTCGCCGCCTTCAGGAGGGAGATGCGGATGGGGTGGTGAGGTGTGCGTTGGCGGCATTCCCTTTCCCGGAGATCGTGAAGGAAGTGATGGGACGGTATTGGGTAAGCGGAGGGCTGGCGCCCAACTCGCCTTACCGCCTAGCTCCTATGCCCTCGGTGGCTCCTTCTCCTCACCTCGATCGCCTGACAGTGGCGGCGTGTTTTGTGGAGGTGTACCTGGCGAAGCAGGGGCACTCGAATGCCATCGGAATCAATCTTCTTGAGAAGATCCAGTTGCCCACCCTGGCCTCGCTTTATGGCGCGATGCTCGCAGGGGTGGACTATGTCCTAATGGGGGCGGGCATCCCGCGGGCGATTCCCGGAGTGCTGGACGCGTTTGCCCGCGGCGAGGCTGCGGAGCTGCGAATTGACTGCGAGGGCGACGCGGGTGCCCCCATCGTTCAGCGCTTCGATCCTACGGTGTTGGGCGAGGCGGCGCCGCAGTTGAAGCGGCCCTATTTTCTCGCGATTGTTTCTTCGTCGACTCTGGCTGCCACGCTGGCGAAGAAGTCCAGCGGACGTGTCGACGGCTTCGTGGTCGAAGGTGCACCGGCGGGCGGGCACAATGCGCCGCCGCGCGGAGCCCTTCAATTGGATGAGCTTGGTCAGCCGGTCTATGGTCCTCGGGATGTGCCGGACCTGGAGGCGATCCGGGGGCTTGGGCTTCCCTTCTGGCTTGCAGGCCAGTTTGCATCGCCGGGGAAATTGGCTGAGGCACTGGCGGCAGGTGCAACGGGCGTGCAGGTGGGGACGGCATTTGCCTTCTGCCGCGAGTCGGGTGTCGTTGACTCGTTGAAGGGGGACGTGGTGGCCAAGGGAGGCGTGAAATTGTTCACCGACCCCAAGGCCTCTCCGACGGGATTTCCGTTCAAGGTTGCGGAGCTCGACGGGACGGTCGCTATTGCGGACGTTTACGCGAAGCGTGAGCGGATTTGCGACCTGGGTTTTCTGCGCCACGCCTATCGACGCACCGATGGCAGTGTTGGCTACCGGTGTCCCGCCGAACCTGTGGAGGACTATGTGGCGAAGGGCGGGCAGCGCGCGGATGCTGAAGGCCGCAAGTGCCTTTGCAATGGGCTGACGGCGACCCTTGGCCTGGGACAACGTCGCGAAGGAGGAGTGGAGCCTGCCCTCGTGACAGCTGGGACGGACATCGCCGACCTGCGTCGTTTCCTGGGTTCTGGCCAGGTCGATTACAGTGCCGGCGAAGTCATTCGGTTCATTCGAGGCGGCGCCGTGTCAGAACTGCGCCGTGAGTGA
- a CDS encoding TonB-dependent siderophore receptor: MDTSPSTAQFTSNSERILLSSFCALLAVSDTHAQDASAPSYLPQRETVVLEKLTVTGEGETSAYAVERSLSATRTHTPLVDVPQAITVVTRELINDQAMRSLTDLTRYVPGVGIGQGEGNRDTPVMRGNSTTADFFIDGVRDDVQYYRDFYNVERVEILKGPNAMIFGRGGSGGVINRVTKRASPRDRNEVTVSAGSWDQYRGAIDSNQKLSERAAVRFNAMHEDSRSYRDEVTLKRTGLTPTLGLFLSPSTEVHVSYEYFRDERVADRGVSSFNGAPLRTDASTFFGNPHASTSDAETHAVTLSAEHRFGSGSSVRNTFRFGRYDKFYQNVFPGAVNTAGTEVAISAYNNLNERDNWYNQTDVVIPFQTGSLRHELLAGAEIGLQDNVNVRLTGYFPGASGPASVTSVQVPLTSPRTTVPVTFQPSATDANNSTDALTGALYVQDQVWLTPRLQAIGGIRAERFEVDLTNRRNGTEISANDNPISPRAGLVFKARKNVSLYGSYSVSHLPRAGEQLASLTATNRSLDPEEFRNLEVGAKWEVRNDLSLTAALYQLSRSNVAITDPADSTKLILVDGQEAVGLELGFAGRLTPNWSIAGGYALQEGEIETTQSATVVKGARLAQLPRHTFSWWNRYEVSDRLGLGLGVIYRDSFFPSTDNRVKVPSFVRFDAAVFYRINETLRAQLNVENVGDRFYYASAHSNTNITPGSPRAFRLSLTAQF, encoded by the coding sequence ATGGACACGTCCCCCTCCACCGCCCAATTCACCTCCAACTCCGAGCGTATTTTGCTCAGCTCCTTCTGCGCATTGCTTGCGGTCTCAGACACCCACGCGCAGGACGCCAGCGCCCCAAGCTACCTGCCTCAGCGCGAGACGGTGGTGCTGGAAAAACTCACTGTCACCGGCGAGGGCGAAACCTCCGCCTACGCAGTCGAACGCTCCCTGAGCGCCACCCGCACCCACACGCCCTTGGTCGATGTTCCCCAGGCCATCACCGTGGTCACACGCGAACTGATCAACGACCAGGCCATGCGCAGCCTCACCGACCTCACGCGCTACGTCCCAGGTGTCGGCATTGGACAGGGTGAGGGCAACCGCGACACACCGGTCATGCGCGGCAACAGCACCACCGCCGACTTCTTCATCGATGGGGTTCGCGACGACGTCCAGTACTACCGCGATTTCTACAACGTCGAACGGGTCGAGATCCTCAAGGGCCCCAACGCGATGATCTTCGGCCGCGGCGGCTCCGGCGGCGTGATCAACCGCGTCACCAAGCGCGCCTCCCCGCGCGACCGCAACGAGGTCACCGTCTCCGCAGGCTCCTGGGACCAATATCGCGGTGCCATCGACTCCAACCAAAAGCTGTCCGAGCGCGCGGCCGTCCGCTTCAACGCCATGCACGAAGACTCGCGAAGCTACCGCGACGAGGTCACCCTCAAACGCACGGGCCTCACTCCCACGCTCGGCCTCTTCCTCTCGCCCAGCACCGAGGTCCACGTCAGCTACGAATACTTCCGCGATGAACGCGTCGCCGACCGGGGCGTGTCCTCCTTCAATGGCGCCCCGCTTCGCACCGACGCCAGCACCTTTTTCGGCAACCCGCACGCAAGCACCAGCGACGCCGAAACGCACGCGGTCACCCTCTCCGCCGAACACCGCTTCGGGAGCGGTTCTTCCGTCCGCAACACCTTCCGCTTCGGACGCTACGACAAGTTCTACCAGAATGTCTTCCCCGGCGCCGTGAACACCGCCGGCACCGAGGTGGCCATCTCCGCCTACAATAATCTCAACGAGCGCGACAACTGGTACAACCAAACCGATGTCGTCATCCCGTTCCAGACCGGCTCCCTGCGACACGAGCTCCTCGCCGGCGCCGAAATCGGCTTGCAGGATAACGTCAACGTCCGCCTCACGGGATACTTCCCCGGCGCGTCCGGTCCTGCCTCCGTCACCTCCGTGCAGGTGCCTCTTACGTCCCCGCGCACCACCGTCCCGGTCACGTTCCAACCCAGCGCCACCGACGCCAACAACTCCACCGACGCACTCACGGGCGCCCTCTACGTCCAGGACCAGGTCTGGCTCACCCCCCGGCTGCAGGCAATCGGCGGCATCCGCGCCGAACGTTTTGAAGTCGACCTCACCAACCGCCGCAACGGCACCGAAATCAGCGCCAACGACAACCCGATCTCCCCACGCGCCGGTCTCGTTTTCAAGGCCCGCAAAAACGTCTCGCTCTACGGCAGCTACAGCGTCTCCCACCTCCCCCGCGCAGGCGAACAACTGGCGTCATTGACCGCAACCAATCGCTCCCTCGACCCCGAAGAGTTCCGGAATCTCGAGGTCGGCGCCAAGTGGGAGGTGCGCAACGACCTGTCCCTCACCGCCGCCCTCTATCAACTGAGCCGCAGCAATGTCGCGATCACCGACCCGGCGGACTCCACCAAACTGATCCTCGTCGATGGCCAGGAGGCAGTCGGTCTCGAGCTCGGTTTCGCCGGCCGCCTCACGCCCAACTGGAGCATCGCCGGGGGCTATGCCCTCCAGGAAGGTGAGATCGAGACCACCCAATCCGCGACAGTCGTCAAGGGCGCCCGCCTCGCCCAACTACCCCGCCACACCTTCTCCTGGTGGAACCGCTACGAGGTCAGCGATCGCCTGGGTCTCGGGCTCGGCGTGATCTATCGCGACTCCTTCTTCCCTTCGACAGACAACCGTGTGAAGGTGCCAAGCTTCGTCCGGTTTGACGCCGCCGTCTTCTACAGGATCAACGAAACCCTGCGCGCACAACTGAACGTGGAGAACGTAGGCGACCGCTTCTACTACGCGTCCGCCCACAGCAACACGAATATCACACCGGGCTCGCCGCGAGCCTTCCGGCTCTCACTCACGGCGCAGTTCTGA
- a CDS encoding sigma 54-interacting transcriptional regulator, giving the protein MPISPLFLPEEREFAEAMAVVNAANPFLPERIEAERRALGSRFTEKEADWNLRPPAPTAHPNVMAMIERCGLVWRRVASALKQGRQVTAHERALYEEVAGYWLYHSYATYFDRVILDSLSGAGDHGRVGFYAAFRQDFRASFGVFDADVSNAQLAELGGAVGHAFACAFQIRRAFHNIFQSFVGRSAPMARLRASLWQSLFTHDLGRYRRVLFSRMGDYATMITGPSGTGKELVARALGLSRYVAWESKRASFATDFARGFFPLHLAALSPTLIESELFGHRRGAFTGALADRAGWMEVCPPTGAVFLDEIGEVDPAIQVKLLRVLQARTFQPLGSTETLPFRGKIIAATNRDLAAEIRAGRFREDFYYRLCSDQIATPSLREQLDACPGDLVTTVQHVALRLVGPEECERFAPKALAWIEGHLGLSYAWPGNFRELEQCLRNLLLRGDYRPAGPLAANESDWTSLLSPGRLTEEEILRRYTRHVYQQAGSYEEAARRLGIDRRTVKSRVIAS; this is encoded by the coding sequence ATGCCGATTTCCCCCCTCTTCCTTCCCGAAGAACGTGAGTTCGCGGAGGCGATGGCGGTTGTGAACGCGGCCAACCCCTTTCTTCCTGAGCGCATCGAAGCAGAGCGACGCGCCCTCGGCTCACGGTTCACGGAGAAAGAGGCGGACTGGAATCTTCGGCCTCCGGCGCCCACCGCTCATCCCAACGTGATGGCGATGATCGAGCGTTGCGGCCTCGTGTGGCGCCGGGTCGCCTCAGCATTGAAGCAAGGACGGCAAGTCACTGCACACGAGCGCGCCCTTTACGAGGAGGTTGCCGGCTACTGGCTTTACCACAGCTACGCGACTTATTTTGACCGTGTTATCCTCGACAGCCTCTCGGGCGCCGGCGACCACGGACGCGTGGGCTTCTACGCGGCTTTCCGCCAGGACTTCCGCGCGAGTTTTGGGGTATTCGACGCGGACGTGTCCAACGCCCAGCTCGCCGAACTCGGCGGAGCGGTGGGACACGCGTTTGCATGTGCCTTTCAGATACGGCGGGCCTTCCACAACATCTTTCAATCTTTTGTGGGTCGCAGCGCGCCAATGGCGCGGCTTCGAGCCTCGCTTTGGCAATCGCTTTTCACACACGACCTGGGTCGCTACCGCCGGGTGCTGTTTTCACGCATGGGCGATTATGCCACAATGATCACCGGGCCATCCGGCACCGGCAAGGAGCTCGTTGCCCGGGCGCTTGGCCTCTCGCGCTATGTTGCCTGGGAATCCAAGCGCGCCTCTTTCGCGACGGATTTCGCACGGGGGTTCTTCCCGTTACACCTCGCTGCGCTGTCGCCTACCCTCATTGAGTCCGAACTTTTCGGACACCGGCGCGGTGCGTTCACCGGGGCATTGGCAGACAGGGCCGGCTGGATGGAGGTCTGCCCGCCCACCGGTGCGGTCTTCCTGGATGAGATTGGCGAGGTGGATCCAGCAATTCAGGTAAAACTGCTTCGCGTGCTCCAGGCTCGAACATTCCAACCGCTGGGGAGCACCGAGACGCTGCCCTTTCGCGGCAAAATCATCGCCGCGACCAATCGCGACCTTGCAGCCGAGATTCGCGCCGGTCGATTCAGGGAGGACTTCTATTACCGGCTTTGTTCCGATCAAATTGCCACCCCATCTTTGCGCGAACAACTGGACGCCTGCCCGGGTGACCTGGTCACGACGGTGCAACACGTCGCGCTTCGCCTCGTCGGCCCCGAGGAGTGCGAGCGATTCGCGCCCAAGGCACTCGCCTGGATCGAGGGACATCTCGGCCTTTCCTATGCGTGGCCGGGCAACTTCCGTGAACTTGAGCAGTGCCTTCGCAATTTGCTTTTGCGCGGGGATTACCGCCCAGCCGGACCATTGGCTGCAAATGAGTCGGATTGGACCAGCCTTCTCTCCCCAGGCCGCCTCACTGAAGAAGAAATCCTCCGCCGTTACACGCGGCATGTGTATCAGCAAGCGGGCAGCTATGAGGAAGCCGCCCGACGCCTTGGAATTGACCGGCGTACCGTGAAGTCACGGGTGATCGCGAGCTGA